Proteins encoded together in one Aeromonas encheleia window:
- a CDS encoding septation protein A produces the protein MKQFIEFIPLIVFFAVYKFYDIYTATGALVAVTGLQLLYSWVRYRKVEKMQLFTFLLVGFFGGLTVFFHDDTFIKWKVTVINVLFALALLISRYGFGKNLIKQMLAKELQAPDRVWDNVNLGWVGFFAACGLLNLYVAFNLSQEMWVNFKVFGLLGMTLVFTLLSGVYLYRHMPAEQKAEQKK, from the coding sequence ATGAAGCAGTTTATTGAATTTATTCCCCTGATCGTGTTCTTTGCCGTCTACAAGTTCTACGACATCTATACCGCCACCGGCGCCCTGGTCGCCGTCACCGGCCTGCAGCTGCTCTACAGCTGGGTGCGCTATCGCAAGGTCGAGAAGATGCAGCTGTTTACCTTCCTGCTGGTCGGCTTCTTCGGCGGCCTCACCGTCTTCTTCCATGACGATACCTTCATCAAGTGGAAGGTGACCGTCATCAACGTGCTGTTTGCCCTCGCGCTGCTCATCAGCCGCTACGGCTTTGGCAAGAACCTCATCAAGCAGATGCTGGCCAAGGAGCTGCAGGCCCCCGACCGCGTCTGGGACAACGTCAATCTCGGCTGGGTCGGCTTCTTCGCCGCCTGCGGCTTGCTCAACCTCTATGTGGCCTTCAACCTGTCGCAAGAGATGTGGGTCAACTTCAAGGTGTTTGGCCTGCTGGGCATGACGCTGGTGTTCACCCTGCTGAGCGGCGTCTATCTCTATCGCCACATGCCGGCCGAGCAGAAAGCAGAACAGAAAAAATAA
- a CDS encoding pyridoxal-dependent decarboxylase: MKLTEFFTQPDPAFGQAMTALLETFHHSDDSQAPYQRDHFVHQLDQSRMPAVGMSTQAYLARLATLVPGASHLTSPRYMGHMTAPLPAFTAELSRLLVMLNQNPMKMESSRLLSFLEREVLAKLHRLIYRGGDDFYEAQMHAKDAALGVMTSGGTIANVTALWLARNRACGDNLFALYEQGYRGAVILGSRLMHYSFDKGMDLLGLGAGNVWRLDTDADNRLSIAALETALARCKAQKLKVLALVGVAGSTDFGSIDPLPELAAIAARERIHLHVDAAWGGPTLYSSRYQELLAGIERADTVTLDGHKQLLVPLGTGMLLCRQPDLMMTVKREAPYAIRASSFDQGRFTLEGTRPANALYLDAAFQLLGQQGYAALIEANYDRARLMAALIEADPAFELMSAPVMNLLSYRCIPPHLQGKPLDEAANEQINAFNVALQKAQRAEGHSFVSRTQRAVGRYGSQPLTLLRAVLLNPLIEERHIRELLADQRRLGQAVANQLFDTTA; this comes from the coding sequence ATGAAGCTGACTGAATTCTTTACACAACCGGATCCTGCCTTCGGCCAGGCCATGACGGCCCTGCTGGAGACCTTCCATCACTCGGATGACAGTCAGGCTCCCTACCAGCGCGATCACTTCGTTCATCAGCTCGATCAGTCCCGCATGCCCGCCGTGGGCATGAGCACCCAAGCCTATCTGGCGCGGCTGGCCACCCTGGTGCCCGGCGCTTCTCATCTCACCTCCCCACGCTACATGGGGCACATGACGGCGCCGTTACCGGCCTTCACCGCCGAGCTCTCCCGCTTGCTGGTGATGCTCAACCAGAATCCGATGAAGATGGAGTCCTCCCGCCTGCTCAGCTTCCTGGAGCGGGAGGTGCTGGCCAAGCTGCACCGCCTCATCTATCGCGGGGGGGATGACTTCTACGAGGCGCAGATGCACGCCAAGGATGCGGCCCTCGGCGTCATGACCAGCGGCGGCACCATCGCCAACGTCACCGCCCTCTGGCTGGCCCGCAACCGGGCCTGTGGCGACAACCTGTTCGCCCTCTATGAGCAGGGCTACCGCGGCGCCGTGATCCTGGGCTCGCGGCTGATGCACTACTCCTTCGACAAGGGCATGGATCTGCTGGGGCTGGGCGCCGGCAACGTCTGGCGGCTCGATACCGACGCCGACAACCGGCTCAGCATCGCGGCCCTCGAGACCGCGCTGGCCCGGTGCAAGGCACAGAAGCTCAAGGTGCTGGCCCTGGTCGGCGTGGCCGGCAGCACGGATTTTGGCTCCATCGACCCCCTGCCCGAGCTCGCGGCCATCGCGGCCCGCGAGCGGATTCACCTGCATGTGGATGCCGCCTGGGGCGGCCCGACCCTCTACTCCTCCCGCTACCAGGAATTGCTGGCGGGGATAGAGCGGGCCGACACCGTGACCCTGGACGGCCACAAGCAGCTGCTGGTGCCGCTCGGTACCGGCATGTTGCTCTGCCGCCAGCCGGATCTGATGATGACGGTCAAGCGGGAGGCTCCCTACGCCATCCGCGCCAGCTCCTTCGATCAGGGCCGCTTCACCCTGGAGGGCACCCGCCCCGCCAATGCACTCTATCTGGACGCCGCCTTCCAGCTGCTGGGCCAACAGGGTTATGCCGCGCTCATCGAGGCCAACTACGACCGGGCACGGCTGATGGCCGCTCTGATCGAGGCCGATCCGGCCTTCGAGCTGATGTCGGCGCCGGTGATGAACCTGCTCTCCTATCGCTGCATTCCCCCCCACCTGCAAGGCAAGCCGCTGGATGAGGCGGCCAACGAGCAGATCAACGCCTTCAACGTGGCGCTGCAGAAGGCGCAGCGGGCCGAGGGCCACAGCTTCGTCTCCCGCACCCAGCGGGCGGTGGGGCGCTATGGCAGCCAGCCGCTCACCCTGCTGCGCGCCGTGCTGCTCAACCCCTTGATCGAGGAGCGGCACATTCGCGAGCTGCTGGCGGATCAGCGGCGGCTGGGTCAGGCCGTTGCAAACCAGCTGTTTGACACGACCGCCTGA
- the trhA gene encoding PAQR family membrane homeostasis protein TrhA, protein MSDVTGYSPREEWANRLSHGLGLLLGILGLILLLHKGWDQGPQALLSYGLYGASLVLLYLASTLYHSMGSGAARRWCKVFDHCAIYLLIAGTYTPFLLVALDTPLAQGLMVVIWALALAGVVFKLLFINRFKRLSLFTYLMLGWLSLVVIYQLYLHLAGEGLLLLGIGGLIYSLGVIFYVAKRIPYNHAIWHLFVLGGSLCHFAAIYGYV, encoded by the coding sequence ATGAGTGATGTGACGGGTTATTCCCCACGGGAGGAGTGGGCCAACCGCCTCAGCCACGGGCTGGGGCTGCTGCTGGGGATCCTCGGTCTGATCCTGCTGCTGCACAAGGGCTGGGATCAGGGCCCCCAGGCGCTGCTGAGCTACGGCCTCTATGGCGCCAGCCTGGTCCTGCTCTACCTCGCCTCGACGCTATATCACAGCATGGGTTCGGGGGCGGCGAGACGCTGGTGCAAGGTGTTCGATCACTGCGCCATCTACCTGCTGATCGCCGGTACCTATACCCCCTTCCTGCTGGTGGCGCTCGATACCCCGCTGGCACAGGGGCTGATGGTGGTGATCTGGGCACTGGCCCTGGCCGGGGTGGTGTTCAAGCTGCTCTTCATCAACCGCTTCAAGCGCCTGTCCCTGTTCACCTACCTGATGCTGGGCTGGCTGTCGCTGGTGGTCATCTATCAGCTCTACCTCCACCTGGCGGGAGAGGGGCTGTTGCTGCTGGGGATAGGCGGGCTTATCTACAGCCTGGGTGTCATCTTCTACGTGGCGAAGCGGATCCCCTATAACCATGCCATCTGGCACCTGTTCGTGCTGGGGGGCAGCCTCTGTCACTTCGCGGCCATCTATGGCTACGTCTAA
- a CDS encoding putative transporter → MSEIALSISMLSLVAVLGLWLGNWRVYGVGLGIGGVLFGGIIVGHFAGLSGLQLNEQTLHFIQEFGLILFVYTIGIQVGPGFFSSLRSSGLKLNGFAALLVLLGCVVAAALHQLFDVPLPVILGVFSGAVTNTPSLGAGQQILAELGADPDMTGLMGMGYAVAYPFGICGILLTMWLIRMFFHIKIDEEAAAFEQQAGKTKESLQTINIAVRNPNMHGLMLREIPSLDEADVICSRLKRDDELMVPNPDSRIQLGDLLHLVGERHALHKVLLVLGEEVETSLSTRGTELRVERVVVTNEQVLGKRIRDLDIKQKYDVVISRLNRAGIELVPTSQTSLQFGDILNLVGRLEAIEAVTSVVGNVQQKLQQVQMLPVFIGIGLGVLLGSIPFYLPGFPAALKLGLAGGPLVVALILSRIGSIGKLYWFMPPSANLALREIGIVLFLAVVGFKSGAGFIDTLINGDGPAWMMYGMAITLIPLLVVGVLARHYGKLNYLTLCGLLAGSMTDPPALAFANGMHPTSGASALSYATVYPLVMFLRIISPQLLAILLWAGV, encoded by the coding sequence ATGAGTGAGATCGCGCTTTCCATCAGCATGTTGTCGCTGGTGGCGGTGCTGGGACTCTGGCTGGGGAACTGGCGGGTCTATGGCGTGGGGTTGGGGATCGGCGGGGTGCTGTTTGGCGGCATCATAGTGGGTCACTTCGCAGGCCTGTCCGGCTTGCAGTTAAATGAGCAAACACTTCATTTTATTCAAGAATTTGGCCTGATCCTGTTCGTCTACACGATCGGTATCCAGGTCGGTCCCGGTTTCTTTTCCTCCCTGCGTAGCTCGGGGCTCAAGCTCAATGGCTTCGCCGCCCTGCTGGTGCTGCTCGGCTGCGTGGTGGCGGCGGCCCTGCATCAGCTGTTCGATGTGCCGCTGCCGGTGATCCTCGGGGTCTTCTCCGGCGCCGTGACCAATACCCCTTCGCTGGGGGCCGGCCAGCAGATCCTGGCCGAGCTCGGGGCCGATCCGGACATGACCGGGCTGATGGGCATGGGCTATGCGGTGGCCTACCCGTTCGGGATCTGCGGCATCTTGCTCACCATGTGGCTGATTCGCATGTTCTTTCACATCAAGATCGACGAAGAAGCGGCCGCGTTCGAGCAACAGGCGGGCAAGACCAAGGAGAGCCTGCAGACCATCAACATCGCGGTGCGCAACCCCAATATGCATGGCCTGATGCTGCGCGAGATCCCGAGCCTGGATGAGGCCGACGTGATCTGCTCCCGCCTCAAGCGCGACGATGAGCTGATGGTGCCTAATCCGGATTCACGCATCCAGCTCGGCGATCTGCTGCACCTGGTCGGCGAGCGCCATGCCCTGCACAAGGTGCTGCTGGTGCTGGGGGAGGAGGTGGAGACCTCGCTCTCCACCCGGGGCACCGAGCTGCGGGTCGAGCGGGTGGTGGTCACCAACGAGCAGGTGCTCGGCAAGCGGATCCGGGATCTCGACATCAAGCAGAAATACGATGTGGTCATCTCACGGCTCAATCGGGCCGGCATCGAGCTGGTGCCGACCAGCCAGACCAGCCTGCAGTTTGGCGACATCCTCAACCTGGTGGGGCGGCTCGAGGCCATCGAGGCCGTCACCAGCGTGGTCGGCAACGTGCAGCAGAAGCTGCAGCAGGTGCAGATGCTGCCGGTGTTCATCGGTATCGGCCTTGGGGTGCTGCTCGGTTCCATTCCCTTCTACCTGCCGGGCTTCCCGGCGGCGTTGAAACTGGGGCTGGCGGGGGGGCCGCTGGTGGTGGCGCTGATCCTGTCGCGCATCGGCAGCATCGGCAAGCTCTACTGGTTCATGCCGCCGAGCGCCAACCTGGCGCTGCGCGAGATCGGCATAGTGCTGTTCCTGGCGGTGGTGGGATTCAAGTCCGGGGCCGGCTTCATCGACACCCTGATCAACGGCGATGGTCCGGCCTGGATGATGTACGGCATGGCGATCACCCTGATCCCGCTGCTGGTGGTCGGGGTGCTGGCGCGCCACTATGGCAAGCTCAACTACCTCACCCTGTGCGGCCTGCTGGCGGGCTCCATGACGGATCCTCCCGCCCTGGCCTTCGCCAACGGCATGCACCCCACCAGCGGGGCCAGTGCCCTGTCCTATGCCACCGTCTATCCGCTGGTGATGTTCCTGCGAATCATCTCGCCCCAACTGCTGGCCATCCTGCTCTGGGCCGGGGTCTGA